ATTCATCCAGCAGTGTGTAAAAACGCGGATTGGTTTCAGGATGCACGGTTTGAATACGCGCCGAGTAATCCACATGTGTGACAGCAGGAATTTGAGAACGAGGCACATTTAGTTTTTCGATACCGAATAATCTTTCTTGCTCCAATGTCATCGGAATACGCTTGTCTTCTGCAACCGGCGCCACCATCAACATATAAGGGCTAACTGCTGTGTGCTGAAACCACTCGCCAACTTTGTCGGCTTTGACAGCGGGCGCAAATGGGCGAAAAGATTCGCGGTATTTGATTTTTAAATTCATCACCGATTGCATTTTAGGGCTGCGTGGATCGCCGATGATGGAGCGACCGCCGAGTGCGCGCGGACCAAATTCCATGCGACCTTGAAACCAGCCGACCACATTTTCGTTCGCCATAATTTGCGCGAGTTTTGGCAGCAATTCACTGTCATCAAGGCGTTGATATTTCGCGCCGATGTTATCGAGATAGGTTTGTATTTCATTGTCGTTATAACGAGGGCCGAGATAGCTGCCCTGCATGGAATCGCCAGCTAGAACAGTGCGCGGCTTGTCGAGATACTGATGCCAAATTGCGAGAGCAGCGCCGAGTGCGCCACCAGCATCACCCGCCGCAGGTTGTACCCAAATTTCAGAGAAAGGCCCTTCGCGTAGCAAGCGGCCGTTAGATACGCAATTCAATGCAACACCGCCAGCGAGGCAGAGTTTATCGATGCCGAGTTCTTTGTGTGCGGTGCGCGCCAGTTTCAGAACAATTTCTTCCGTCACCGCTTGAATCGAACGCGCAATATCCATTTCTTTTTGTGATACTTCTGATTCGCGCGCGCGAGGCGGTCCGTTAAACAGACGATGAAATTTATCATTCGTCATCGTCAAGCCAGCGGCGTAATTGAAGTAACTCATATTGAGCCGGAAGCTGCCATCCGGTTTTACATCGACTAAATGATCGAAAATTAAATCGACATATTTGGGCGTGCCGTAAGGTGCAAGCCCCATCAATTTATATTCACCAGAATTGACTTTGAAACCGGTGTAATAAGTAAAGGCGGAATACAGTAAGCCGAGTGAGTGTGGGAAGTTGATGTCCCACTGCGGCGTGAGAGTGTTGCCATCGCCAACCCACACCGAGCTGGTAGCCCATTCGCCCACACCATCCAGACACATCACTACCGCTTTTTCAAACGGGCTGGGAAAAAAAGCAGAAGCGGCGTGTGATTGGTGATGCTCGGTAAACATCAACGGCGCTAATTCATTTTCTTTCATGCCACCGAGTTCCGACAGTTCACGGCGCAAAGTTTTTTTCAAATACAGTTTTTCTTTTAACCAAACGGGAATGGCTTTAACGAAAGAACGAAAACCTGCCGGTGCGTAAGCGAGGTAAGTTTCTAACAAGCGTTCAAATTTAATGAGTGGCTTGTCGTAGAACACCACATGTGTGACATCGCGCAATGACAAACCCGCTTCACGCAAACAATAGCGAATCGCTTCAGCAGGAAAATTAGCATCATGTTTTTTGCGCGTGAAACGCTCTTCTTGTGCAGCGGCGACAATCCTTCCATCTACCACCAGGGCAGCGGCGCTGTCATGGTAGTAGGCGGAGATGCCGAGGATGGCGATGGGGCGATGGCTGGATTGAGACACTGCGACTACCGACTCGTGGGAAAGCGTGGATTCTAGCCGAAGTTGCCAGTGGCAGCAGCCTTGAATCGGCTGGTATTTCGCATCATGCCTGCAGCAGTGGAATGTGATCTTCTAACTTGGTTTGGTACAGCACCGTGCCTTTGGCGATTTGAACCGGCAATGGGTCAGATACTGAGGGTGCGGTGTTATCAATATTGATGATCCAGTGCAGTGGCGAGTTGCCAGCAGTAAGCGTTGCCTGTGGGTTGATGCCATGAATAATGGCTTCCAGCCCAGCAGTTTTACCCTGTGGCAGCAGGCTGTACCAACCTAACGCCCAATCTTCTGCTTCATGCAGAGCAATACAGTCAGCAATATGAATTTCGGCGTTGTTTGCGCTGGTTTTTTGAATGCTGAAGGCGTGATATTCGCAGGGCTGAAAAGCTGGGTGTACGCTCAAAACTTCAATCATCGTGTCGATATTGTTTTGCGTACTGGATTCATCGTCAGTAAAGCATTTTTTTAAGCGCTCACTCATTACCCAGCCGCTGCCCATCATTTGAAACTCTGCAATAGTGCGAGCCGCAGCCTTACCGTATTTTTTAGCGACTGCCATCATCAAACCGAGTATCAATAAATGGTTTTGAATGGCCAGTTCTTTACAAATTACAACGAGCGCTGCGTGAGAAAATTGCTCAAAGCACAATTGTTCAAATACTTTTCCATGATAAAAATCCATGCCGCCTGTTTCGCGATTGTCCGAGCGCGCGATAGGCAGCACAGCCAATTGTGATTGCCGCAATGCGCGTGTGACATCAGGCTCAATTAGCGGCTCGGCATCGTGATCGATAAACACATTCCATTCACAGTGCGGTGCGCGATCAACCGGCACGCGTGGAGGCCGATGCACAGGGCGCATACGCGCACGCGGATTGGTGGCGATGGCAGTACCATCAAAAGTGGGATCTTCGATGTCGTGGCACATAATTTTTACTGCTGCTTCGCCGCGCGGTTCTGTTTCTAACAACGGGCCGCAGCTAGCTAGCCAAAAGCGGCCTTTGTCTTCGGCCTGCACTTCAAAATGTGCGTCGAAATATTGGTGTGTTAATCCGCAGTCTAACTGCAAGCCTTTGAAAATAGTGGCGACATCCGTGCTGCCCGCAAAGCCCAGCGCCTGTTGCATGCGCTGTGTATAAATAGGGCTGGCGGCGAGCCAGTTGTCGATAGCAATATCTTTGTAGGCTTCATCACCGTGATTCATACGCAACGCCGCATAACCGGTACGGCTATTAAATTGCGCTGCCACCATGTATTCGCGCGCCAGTTGTGCCAGTTGTGCGCGAGAAAAATCTTCCAGTTTTTTTCGCATGGTATTGCTCCTGTTTTTTATAGTTGGAATGTTTGTGTGGCGATGGCTGTGCCTTGCTCATTGAATTGCCGTTCAAAAAAATGTGTTTGATGGTCGTGTGTTTGCAGCACCAAACTTGAGCAGCGTGTGCCGTAATTATCGAAGTGTATAAAACTAGCAGAGAGTTTTTGCTCCAACCATTGTGGAATGCCGGTGTTTGGCAGTTGATCGTCGCTGGCGATGGTTTTGTCAGCAAGCAAACAGAACAACGATTCGTGTTCCAAATCAGACAAAGTTTCGGTGAGTGCTTGTTTGCCTGCCTCAACTTTTGGCCAAGGTGTATCGAGAGCTGCATTCGATAAGCCATAAATACCGGCCTGCAAAGCAAAATTTTCTCCATTGCTATTGCAGTAGTGTAGTGCGTTGCCATCGCCCAACAGCAAATTAAATGGGCTGTAATCCGCAAGATGGTTTTGCAGTTGAGTAATAAATTGTGCAGGCGATTGATTGCTGCTGAGAAAGTCGCGCACTAAATGTCCGCGTGAATGCGTGCCTTCTGGTGCGGAAGGATCGCGCACATTGGTGATAGCAGCGAAGCGAGCATTGCGTGTGACACCGAGCCAAGTGCCACCTTGTTCTAAATCGCGACCAGCGAGAATATTGGGTGCGTCTTGCCAAAAATGTGCAGGAGCAGAAGAGCGGGCATAAAACTCATCGCGATTGGCGGCCACCACCAATTTGTATTGAGGGTGGCTCTGCCAAGCAAAAAGAATTAGGCACATAGCATCATTCGGGTATTTTCTGCGGCAACACAGAAAGAAATGCCATGAATACCGCAGCGAGATAAGCCAGTGATTGCATCAACAACATAAAGAACCAAGCCCATGAATCGCCGGTTTCCATGTCGTGTGTGATCAACATGGCTGCTGCTGCGCCCCATAGTAATAACAAGAAAAATAATTCTTCACGACACTCTGCTAAAGCCAGCATAAACCCACCTTGATCACGCATTTTTGGTGTGCGGAAAAAAGGAATAGTTTTCGTAAATAGACCATAAATAATAGATTTAGCGATAGTGTGAGAGAGCGCTAAACCCGCTATTGCCGCGCCGACAGATGTGCTCATCGG
This is a stretch of genomic DNA from Pseudomonadales bacterium. It encodes these proteins:
- a CDS encoding NRDE family protein, encoding MCLILFAWQSHPQYKLVVAANRDEFYARSSAPAHFWQDAPNILAGRDLEQGGTWLGVTRNARFAAITNVRDPSAPEGTHSRGHLVRDFLSSNQSPAQFITQLQNHLADYSPFNLLLGDGNALHYCNSNGENFALQAGIYGLSNAALDTPWPKVEAGKQALTETLSDLEHESLFCLLADKTIASDDQLPNTGIPQWLEQKLSASFIHFDNYGTRCSSLVLQTHDHQTHFFERQFNEQGTAIATQTFQL
- a CDS encoding carbamoyltransferase, yielding MSQSSHRPIAILGISAYYHDSAAALVVDGRIVAAAQEERFTRKKHDANFPAEAIRYCLREAGLSLRDVTHVVFYDKPLIKFERLLETYLAYAPAGFRSFVKAIPVWLKEKLYLKKTLRRELSELGGMKENELAPLMFTEHHQSHAASAFFPSPFEKAVVMCLDGVGEWATSSVWVGDGNTLTPQWDINFPHSLGLLYSAFTYYTGFKVNSGEYKLMGLAPYGTPKYVDLIFDHLVDVKPDGSFRLNMSYFNYAAGLTMTNDKFHRLFNGPPRARESEVSQKEMDIARSIQAVTEEIVLKLARTAHKELGIDKLCLAGGVALNCVSNGRLLREGPFSEIWVQPAAGDAGGALGAALAIWHQYLDKPRTVLAGDSMQGSYLGPRYNDNEIQTYLDNIGAKYQRLDDSELLPKLAQIMANENVVGWFQGRMEFGPRALGGRSIIGDPRSPKMQSVMNLKIKYRESFRPFAPAVKADKVGEWFQHTAVSPYMLMVAPVAEDKRIPMTLEQERLFGIEKLNVPRSQIPAVTHVDYSARIQTVHPETNPRFYTLLDEFEKLTGCPVSINTSFNVRGEPIVNTPEDAYRCFMRCEMDYLVLENYLLAKPDQPVWEKNDNWKDEFELD